The following proteins are co-located in the Sardina pilchardus chromosome 24, fSarPil1.1, whole genome shotgun sequence genome:
- the sp4 gene encoding transcription factor Sp4 isoform X1, which yields MSDLKKEAMATDGGKSGGGDKGKTSGSQDAQPSPLALLAATCSKIGGVAGEGQSGVPQQIIIDPSQGLMQLQNPTQQLELVPAQFTGNGWQIITASAPTTVTKDSLTQAGVTFATATSSDSASGRKVKVIGANSVTAGQQQLQQLQQQQQQPQQQQQFQIIQVQNMPNSTGGIQYQVIPHIQTADGQQIQINPTSATSLSVQPEQIQLISAGTNQAILAAPQRAGSANLVTQNLANQIPLQIRPSFPLQLQTIQGAQTPMVTTVPINIGGMTLALPVINNMAGGGATVQLVQSADGSISNGGLIAVCSGGAESSGIVTTTTTTAATDASAMTAVDCSTLTTTDADGSEKDAQTQQAEADSQNQNPVAVVQVQTNGLQPAGQEQAGQQQQQQQIQQFHIVGHPMLQQIQIQQPQQQQLVPGSIQLQPGQTLQPVQQNLQLQAFQNPAAAQVLIRAPTLSPSGQIQWQTVQVQNAAMPQQLTLAPMASGANPAAGGGATFTQITPLALGGTPITLNAAQLSSGTGVQTVNIAGLGAAGMQVQGVPLTITGVQGQQQGQDGGKGQPASVTVTVGNIGNTALSAVSPDQMGQVQSPSDQEGQPSKRLRRVACSCPNCRDGEGRNNSDPSKKKQHVCHMEGCGKVYGKTSHLRAHLRWHTGERPFVCNWIFCGKRFTRSDELQRHRRTHTGEKRFECPECSKRFMRSDHLSKHIKTHQNKKGGAALAIITTEDMEDTGDDEVLGSPRMVTVASLSQDSNPATPTTSNNMEEEFE from the exons ATGAGTG aTCTGAAGAAGGAAGCTATGGCAACAGATGGAGGCAAATCAGGAGGAGGTGACAAGGGCAAAACTTCAGGATCACAG GACGCGCAGCCATCTCCACTGGCGCTGCTAGCGGCCACATGCAGTAAGATAGGGGGCGTGGCCGGCGAGGGTCAGTCAGGAGTTCCGCAGCAGATCATCATTGACCCCAGCCAGGGCCTCATGCAGCTCCAGAACCCCACACAACAGCTGGAGCTCGTCCCCGCGCAGTTCACCGGTAACGGCTGGCAAATCATCACCGCCTCCGCTCCCACCACCGTTACCAAGGACAGCCTGACGCAAGCCGGCGTGACTTTCGCCACAGCCACGTCCAGCGACAGTGCCTCTGGACGCAAAGTTAAGGTGATTGGTGCTAACAGTGTAACGGCCGGACAACAGCAGctacagcagctccagcagcagcagcagcagccacaacagcagcagcagtttcaAATCATCCAGGTGCAAAATATGCCCAACTCAACTGGCGGCATCCAGTACCAGGTAATACCACACATCCAGACTGCGGACGGTCAACAGATCCAAATAAATCCCACCAGTGCCACGTCGTTAAGCGTACAGCCCGAGCAAATACAGCTGATCTCGGCGGGTACCAACCAGGCCATCCTAGCCGCGCCACAGCGGGCAGGCTCTGCCAACCTTGTCACCCAGAACCTCGCCAACCAGATCCCCCTGCAGATTCGCCCCTCCTTCCCACTCCAGCTGCAGACCATCCAAGGCGCCCAGACCCCTATGGTGACGACGGTGCCCATCAACATCGGCGGCATGACCCTCGCCCTGCCCGTCATCAACAACATGGCGGGCGGCGGGGCGACCGTGCAGCTGGTCCAGTCGGCCGACGGCAGCATCTCCAACGGCGGCCTGATCGCGGTGTGCAGCGGCGGCGCGGAATCTTCCGGCatcgtcaccaccaccaccaccaccgccgcgaCCGACGCCTCCGCCATGACTGCCGTGGACTGCAGTACGCTGACCACTACCGACGCCGACGGCTCGGAGAAGGACGCCCAGACCCAGCAGGCCGAGGCGGACAGCCAGAACCAGAACCCTGTGGCTGTGGTCCAGGTCCAAACCAACGGGCTCCAGCCGGCGGGCCAGGAGCAGgcgggccagcagcagcagcagcagcagatccaGCAGTTCCACATCGTGGGCCACCCGATGCTGCAGCAGATCCAGAtccagcagccccagcagcagcagctggtccCGGGCTCCATCCAGCTGCAGCCGGGCCAGACCCTGCAGCCGGTGCAGCAGAACCTGCAGCTGCAGGCCTTCCAGAACCCGGCGGCGGCGCAGGTGCTGATCCGGGCGCCCACGCTCTCGCCCAGCGGGCAGATCCAGTGGCAGACGGTGCAGGTGCAGAACGCCGCCATGCCCCAGCAGCTCACGCTGGCGCCCATGGCCTCGGGTGCCAACCCCGCCGCTGGAGGAGGTGCCACGTTCACGCAGATCACGCCGCTAGCGCTCGGCGGAACGCCCATCACGCTCAACGCCGCGCAGCTGTCGTCAGGGACGGGCGTGCAGACGGTCAACATCGCCGGACTCGGGGCGGCGGGGATGCAGGTGCAAGGAGTGCCCCTGACCATCACCGGAGTACAAG GTCAACAACAGGGTCAGGACGGGGGCAAAGGTCAGCCGGCCTCTGTGACGGTCACCGTGGGCAACATCGGGAACACGGCGCTGAGCGCGGTCAGTCCGGACCAGATGGGTCAGGTGCAGAGTCCGTCGGACCAGGAGGGGCAGCCCAGCAAGAGGCTCCGCAGGGTCGCCTGCTCCTGCCCCAActgcagagatggagagggcag gaaCAACAGTGACCCGTCTAAGAAGAAGCAGCACGTGTGCCACATGGAGGGCTGTGGGAAGGTGTACGGCAAGACGTCGCACCTGCGCGCTCACCTGCGCTGGCACACGGGCGAGCGGCCGTTCGTCTGCAACTGGATCTTCTGCGGCAAGCGCTTCACCCGCAGCGACGAGCTGCAGCGACatcgacgcacacacacag GTGAGAAGAGGTTTGAGTGTCCGGAATGTTCCAAGCGGTTCATGAGAAGCGACCACCTTTCCAAGCACATCAAGACCCACCAGAACAAGAAGGGGGGCGCGGCCTTGGCCATCATCACCACGGAGGACATGGAGGACACGGGCGACGACGAGGTCCTCGGCTCGCCCAGGATGGTTACCGTGGCGTCGCTCTCCCAGGACTCCAACCCCGCCACGCCCACGACCTCCAACAACATGGAGGAGGAGTTTGAGTAG
- the sp4 gene encoding transcription factor Sp4 isoform X2, with amino-acid sequence MATDGGKSGGGDKGKTSGSQDAQPSPLALLAATCSKIGGVAGEGQSGVPQQIIIDPSQGLMQLQNPTQQLELVPAQFTGNGWQIITASAPTTVTKDSLTQAGVTFATATSSDSASGRKVKVIGANSVTAGQQQLQQLQQQQQQPQQQQQFQIIQVQNMPNSTGGIQYQVIPHIQTADGQQIQINPTSATSLSVQPEQIQLISAGTNQAILAAPQRAGSANLVTQNLANQIPLQIRPSFPLQLQTIQGAQTPMVTTVPINIGGMTLALPVINNMAGGGATVQLVQSADGSISNGGLIAVCSGGAESSGIVTTTTTTAATDASAMTAVDCSTLTTTDADGSEKDAQTQQAEADSQNQNPVAVVQVQTNGLQPAGQEQAGQQQQQQQIQQFHIVGHPMLQQIQIQQPQQQQLVPGSIQLQPGQTLQPVQQNLQLQAFQNPAAAQVLIRAPTLSPSGQIQWQTVQVQNAAMPQQLTLAPMASGANPAAGGGATFTQITPLALGGTPITLNAAQLSSGTGVQTVNIAGLGAAGMQVQGVPLTITGVQGQQQGQDGGKGQPASVTVTVGNIGNTALSAVSPDQMGQVQSPSDQEGQPSKRLRRVACSCPNCRDGEGRNNSDPSKKKQHVCHMEGCGKVYGKTSHLRAHLRWHTGERPFVCNWIFCGKRFTRSDELQRHRRTHTGEKRFECPECSKRFMRSDHLSKHIKTHQNKKGGAALAIITTEDMEDTGDDEVLGSPRMVTVASLSQDSNPATPTTSNNMEEEFE; translated from the exons ATGGCAACAGATGGAGGCAAATCAGGAGGAGGTGACAAGGGCAAAACTTCAGGATCACAG GACGCGCAGCCATCTCCACTGGCGCTGCTAGCGGCCACATGCAGTAAGATAGGGGGCGTGGCCGGCGAGGGTCAGTCAGGAGTTCCGCAGCAGATCATCATTGACCCCAGCCAGGGCCTCATGCAGCTCCAGAACCCCACACAACAGCTGGAGCTCGTCCCCGCGCAGTTCACCGGTAACGGCTGGCAAATCATCACCGCCTCCGCTCCCACCACCGTTACCAAGGACAGCCTGACGCAAGCCGGCGTGACTTTCGCCACAGCCACGTCCAGCGACAGTGCCTCTGGACGCAAAGTTAAGGTGATTGGTGCTAACAGTGTAACGGCCGGACAACAGCAGctacagcagctccagcagcagcagcagcagccacaacagcagcagcagtttcaAATCATCCAGGTGCAAAATATGCCCAACTCAACTGGCGGCATCCAGTACCAGGTAATACCACACATCCAGACTGCGGACGGTCAACAGATCCAAATAAATCCCACCAGTGCCACGTCGTTAAGCGTACAGCCCGAGCAAATACAGCTGATCTCGGCGGGTACCAACCAGGCCATCCTAGCCGCGCCACAGCGGGCAGGCTCTGCCAACCTTGTCACCCAGAACCTCGCCAACCAGATCCCCCTGCAGATTCGCCCCTCCTTCCCACTCCAGCTGCAGACCATCCAAGGCGCCCAGACCCCTATGGTGACGACGGTGCCCATCAACATCGGCGGCATGACCCTCGCCCTGCCCGTCATCAACAACATGGCGGGCGGCGGGGCGACCGTGCAGCTGGTCCAGTCGGCCGACGGCAGCATCTCCAACGGCGGCCTGATCGCGGTGTGCAGCGGCGGCGCGGAATCTTCCGGCatcgtcaccaccaccaccaccaccgccgcgaCCGACGCCTCCGCCATGACTGCCGTGGACTGCAGTACGCTGACCACTACCGACGCCGACGGCTCGGAGAAGGACGCCCAGACCCAGCAGGCCGAGGCGGACAGCCAGAACCAGAACCCTGTGGCTGTGGTCCAGGTCCAAACCAACGGGCTCCAGCCGGCGGGCCAGGAGCAGgcgggccagcagcagcagcagcagcagatccaGCAGTTCCACATCGTGGGCCACCCGATGCTGCAGCAGATCCAGAtccagcagccccagcagcagcagctggtccCGGGCTCCATCCAGCTGCAGCCGGGCCAGACCCTGCAGCCGGTGCAGCAGAACCTGCAGCTGCAGGCCTTCCAGAACCCGGCGGCGGCGCAGGTGCTGATCCGGGCGCCCACGCTCTCGCCCAGCGGGCAGATCCAGTGGCAGACGGTGCAGGTGCAGAACGCCGCCATGCCCCAGCAGCTCACGCTGGCGCCCATGGCCTCGGGTGCCAACCCCGCCGCTGGAGGAGGTGCCACGTTCACGCAGATCACGCCGCTAGCGCTCGGCGGAACGCCCATCACGCTCAACGCCGCGCAGCTGTCGTCAGGGACGGGCGTGCAGACGGTCAACATCGCCGGACTCGGGGCGGCGGGGATGCAGGTGCAAGGAGTGCCCCTGACCATCACCGGAGTACAAG GTCAACAACAGGGTCAGGACGGGGGCAAAGGTCAGCCGGCCTCTGTGACGGTCACCGTGGGCAACATCGGGAACACGGCGCTGAGCGCGGTCAGTCCGGACCAGATGGGTCAGGTGCAGAGTCCGTCGGACCAGGAGGGGCAGCCCAGCAAGAGGCTCCGCAGGGTCGCCTGCTCCTGCCCCAActgcagagatggagagggcag gaaCAACAGTGACCCGTCTAAGAAGAAGCAGCACGTGTGCCACATGGAGGGCTGTGGGAAGGTGTACGGCAAGACGTCGCACCTGCGCGCTCACCTGCGCTGGCACACGGGCGAGCGGCCGTTCGTCTGCAACTGGATCTTCTGCGGCAAGCGCTTCACCCGCAGCGACGAGCTGCAGCGACatcgacgcacacacacag GTGAGAAGAGGTTTGAGTGTCCGGAATGTTCCAAGCGGTTCATGAGAAGCGACCACCTTTCCAAGCACATCAAGACCCACCAGAACAAGAAGGGGGGCGCGGCCTTGGCCATCATCACCACGGAGGACATGGAGGACACGGGCGACGACGAGGTCCTCGGCTCGCCCAGGATGGTTACCGTGGCGTCGCTCTCCCAGGACTCCAACCCCGCCACGCCCACGACCTCCAACAACATGGAGGAGGAGTTTGAGTAG